The DNA sequence TTAATTGCAAATGAAATTCAGCCTTTAGAGGGGAGTTTAAATATTCAGGGACACCTGTATTATGTTCCCCAGATGTTTGGGAACTTGAATCATCTTACCATCGCTGAATGTTTGAAAATTGACAAAAAACTCGAGGCTTTACATAAAATTTCCAATGGTGAAGTCGATGAAATTTATTTTGAAATCCTTAATGACGATTGGGACATCGAAGATCGGGGTCTCCAGGCATTGCATCACTGGAAGCTCGGTCATTTGGATTTAAACCAAAAACTGGAAGGCTTAAGCGGAGGACAGAAGACAAAGGTTTTTCTTGCCGGAATACAAATCAATCAGCCGGATATCGTACTATTAGATGAACCCACCAATCACCTTGATGTGGAAGGAAGGGATTTGTTATATGACTATATGGATAAAACGAATTCAACAGTGGTTATTGTAAGTCACGACAGGGTTTTATTAAATCAGGTCGATACGATATACGAATTAAGTAATCAGGGCATTTCTACCTACGGAGGGAATTTTGATTTTTATACAGAAGAAAAGGAAGCAGAAGAGGAAGCACTCCATCATGATATCCATGCCAAAGAGAGGGCTTTGAAAAAAGCAAAAGAGAAAGAACGGGAAACACTGGAAAGGAAACAAAAACTGGATGCCAGAGGAAAAAAGAAGCAGGAAAAATCGGGTGTGGCCAGAATAATGATGAATACACTTCGAAATAATGCCGAAAAGAATACTTCCAAATTAAAGAATGTCCATACCGAAAAGATCAATGATATTTCCGGCGATCTTCGGGGACTGCGTTTGTCTGTGAAAAATACTGAGCAA is a window from the Chryseobacterium sp. T16E-39 genome containing:
- a CDS encoding ABC-F family ATP-binding cassette domain-containing protein → MIFLQNISYRFPNRDLLFNHINITIPTSSKSALVGSNGMGKSTLLKLIANEIQPLEGSLNIQGHLYYVPQMFGNLNHLTIAECLKIDKKLEALHKISNGEVDEIYFEILNDDWDIEDRGLQALHHWKLGHLDLNQKLEGLSGGQKTKVFLAGIQINQPDIVLLDEPTNHLDVEGRDLLYDYMDKTNSTVVIVSHDRVLLNQVDTIYELSNQGISTYGGNFDFYTEEKEAEEEALHHDIHAKERALKKAKEKERETLERKQKLDARGKKKQEKSGVARIMMNTLRNNAEKNTSKLKNVHTEKINDISGDLRGLRLSVKNTEQMKVNFNNSNLHSGKILIKAENINFKYNEKFLWPADLTLEIRSGDRISIKGSNGSGKTTLIKLLIGALESSKGSIARTDFNTLYIDQEYSLIAREITIYEFAQKFNDHALQESEVKTILSRFLFGKETWDKKGEMLSGGERLRLLLCGLSISNKAPDVIVLDEPTNNLDLQNVEILTNSIKDYKGTLLVISHDEIFLEEIGIEKEIILD